The following proteins are co-located in the Sphingomonas panacis genome:
- the ada gene encoding bifunctional DNA-binding transcriptional regulator/O6-methylguanine-DNA methyltransferase Ada produces MPEPLPIDIDAAWTAFDARDRRRDGRFVVAVHTTGIYCKPSCPARRPKRENVSFYHDGAEAQAAGYRACLRCKPDDAARDRVAVAQAIALIEAEAATGLEALAAAVGYAPHHFHRLFKRATGVTPAAYARGLRATRAAQALTEENSVTNAIYEAGYSAPSRFYEQGATRLGMSPSAWAKGGAGAVIRWTIAATSIGPMLVAATDKGLCRVSFDEGEAALRARFPNAEIVPGGAALADLAARVVAAVESPDRDMDLPLDVRGTAFQEAVWQALRDIPLGETRSYRELAAATGHPQAVRAAGTACGANPVSIVIPCHRAQRADGSMAGYAWGIDRKVALRKREGVE; encoded by the coding sequence ATGCCCGAGCCTCTCCCTATAGACATCGACGCCGCCTGGACCGCCTTCGACGCGCGCGACCGCCGCCGCGACGGGCGTTTCGTCGTCGCGGTCCACACCACCGGTATCTATTGCAAGCCGAGCTGCCCGGCGCGGCGCCCCAAGCGCGAAAACGTGTCGTTCTACCACGATGGCGCCGAGGCGCAGGCGGCGGGCTACCGCGCCTGCCTGCGCTGCAAGCCCGACGATGCCGCGCGTGACCGGGTGGCCGTCGCGCAGGCGATCGCGCTGATCGAAGCAGAGGCGGCGACCGGGCTGGAGGCGCTGGCGGCAGCGGTCGGCTACGCCCCGCACCATTTCCACCGCCTGTTTAAGCGCGCGACCGGCGTCACGCCCGCCGCGTATGCGCGGGGCCTTCGCGCCACCCGCGCCGCACAGGCGCTCACCGAGGAGAATAGCGTGACCAACGCGATCTACGAGGCGGGCTATTCCGCGCCCAGCCGCTTCTACGAACAGGGCGCGACCCGGCTCGGCATGAGTCCGAGCGCCTGGGCGAAGGGCGGCGCTGGCGCGGTGATCCGCTGGACCATCGCCGCCACCAGCATCGGCCCGATGCTGGTCGCCGCCACCGACAAAGGGCTGTGCCGCGTCTCGTTCGACGAAGGCGAGGCGGCGTTGCGCGCGCGTTTCCCCAACGCGGAGATCGTCCCCGGCGGCGCCGCGCTCGCCGATCTCGCCGCGCGCGTGGTCGCGGCGGTCGAATCGCCCGATCGCGACATGGATTTGCCGCTCGACGTGCGCGGCACCGCGTTTCAGGAGGCGGTGTGGCAGGCGCTGCGCGATATCCCGCTCGGCGAAACGCGCAGCTACCGAGAGCTCGCCGCCGCGACCGGCCACCCGCAGGCGGTGCGCGCGGCGGGGACGGCATGTGGCGCCAACCCGGTCTCGATCGTCATCCCCTGCCACCGCGCGCAGCGTGCCGACGGCTCGATGGCCGGCTACGCCTGGGGGATCGATCGCAAGGTCGCGCTGCGCAAACGCGAGGGCGTGGAATGA
- a CDS encoding S8 family serine peptidase produces MTDFPDPPRVARTMKRVLIPALLLLGTPVAAQVALPRVADIVNDTLRGVTDTVRAAPELPSAVVALAQARLDRITTLVREHRTELARDDHGDPARAGTVLVSDPDDTLVAAATQAGFTLAERGALEGLDIGYARFDVPRGKSMVEGLRAMRRLAKGRDVSADQVHFESGAVAVAATSGGTAAQGSVSGAIGMIDGGVAMVDGPVVQRGFALGAPSSDDHGTAIASLLIGGGGVRGAATGARLYAADVYGKDAAGGNALAIAKALAWLASEHVPVTVISLVGPANPLLARVVQAVQGRGMIVVAAVGNDGPAAPPSYPASYPGVIAVTGVDGRGRALIEAGRALHLDYAAPGADMLAANAQGRGVAVRGTSFAAPLVAARLARFAADGKAAALKAADGEARKAKPASRYGRGILCEGCRTAAK; encoded by the coding sequence ATGACAGATTTTCCCGATCCGCCTAGGGTCGCGCGCACGATGAAGCGCGTGCTGATCCCTGCCTTGCTGCTGCTCGGGACGCCCGTAGCGGCGCAAGTGGCGTTGCCGCGCGTGGCCGATATCGTGAACGACACGCTGCGCGGCGTGACCGATACGGTGCGGGCGGCGCCCGAACTGCCATCGGCGGTCGTCGCGCTGGCGCAGGCCCGGCTGGACCGGATCACCACGTTGGTGCGCGAACATCGCACCGAACTGGCGCGCGACGATCACGGCGATCCCGCGCGTGCCGGCACCGTTCTGGTCAGCGACCCCGATGACACGCTGGTCGCGGCCGCGACGCAGGCGGGCTTTACGCTGGCCGAACGCGGCGCGTTGGAGGGGCTCGACATCGGCTATGCCCGGTTCGACGTGCCACGGGGCAAATCGATGGTCGAAGGGCTCCGCGCGATGCGCCGGCTCGCCAAGGGCCGCGATGTCTCGGCCGATCAAGTGCATTTCGAGAGCGGCGCGGTCGCCGTCGCAGCGACGTCCGGCGGGACGGCCGCGCAAGGGAGCGTGTCCGGCGCGATCGGGATGATCGACGGCGGGGTGGCGATGGTCGACGGCCCGGTCGTGCAACGCGGCTTCGCGTTGGGCGCGCCGTCGTCGGACGACCACGGCACCGCGATCGCATCACTGCTGATCGGCGGGGGCGGCGTGCGGGGCGCGGCTACGGGCGCTCGGCTGTACGCGGCGGACGTCTACGGCAAGGACGCCGCTGGCGGCAATGCGCTCGCCATCGCGAAGGCTTTGGCATGGCTCGCCAGCGAACATGTGCCGGTGACGGTCATCAGTCTGGTCGGCCCTGCCAATCCCTTGCTCGCGCGCGTGGTGCAAGCGGTGCAGGGGCGGGGCATGATCGTGGTTGCGGCAGTCGGCAACGACGGGCCGGCCGCGCCACCGTCCTATCCGGCGTCCTATCCCGGCGTGATCGCGGTGACCGGCGTCGACGGGCGCGGGCGCGCGTTGATCGAGGCGGGGCGCGCGCTGCACCTCGACTATGCGGCACCGGGCGCGGATATGCTCGCGGCCAATGCGCAGGGGCGTGGCGTGGCGGTGCGTGGCACCTCGTTCGCCGCGCCGCTCGTCGCCGCCCGTCTCGCGCGTTTCGCCGCCGACGGCAAGGCGGCGGCGCTGAAGGCGGCGGACGGCGAAGCGCGCAAGGCCAAGCCGGCCAGCCGCTATGGACGCGGGATATTGTGCGAAGGGTGTCGGACAGCCGCGAAATAA
- the atpA gene encoding F0F1 ATP synthase subunit alpha gives MDIRAAEISKVIKDQIASFGTEAEVSETGQVLSVGDGIARIHGLDNVQAGEMVEFSNGVQGMALNLEADNVGVVIFGSDSEIKEGDVVKRTGTIVDVPIGKGLLGRVVDGLGNPIDGKGPIVTDQRSRVEVKAPGIIPRTSVHEPVQTGLKAIDALVPVGRGQRELIIGDRQTGKSAVAIDTFINQKTANAGDDESKKLYCIYVAVGQKRSTVAQLVRTLTENGAMDYSIVVAATASDPAPLQFLAPYTGTAMGEYFRDNGMHALIVFDDLSKQAVAYRQMSLLLRRPPGREAYPGDVFYLHSRLLERAAKMNKANGSGSLTALPIIETQAGDVSAYIPTNVISITDGQIFLETDLFFAGIRPAINVGLSVSRVGSAAQTKAMKKVSGSIKLELAQYREMAAFAQFGSDLDASTQKLLNRGARLTELLKQPQFSPLPFEEQTASIFAGTQGYLDTVSVGDVVRYEAAMLADLRANHADVLGLIRDTKDLGDEAKGKLKAALDAFAKTFA, from the coding sequence ATGGATATCCGCGCCGCAGAAATCTCGAAGGTCATCAAGGACCAGATCGCCAGCTTCGGCACCGAGGCGGAAGTCTCCGAAACCGGCCAGGTGCTGTCGGTTGGTGACGGCATCGCGCGCATTCATGGGCTCGACAACGTCCAGGCGGGCGAGATGGTCGAATTCTCGAACGGCGTGCAGGGCATGGCGCTCAACCTCGAGGCCGATAACGTCGGCGTCGTGATCTTCGGGTCGGACTCGGAGATCAAGGAAGGTGACGTCGTCAAGCGCACCGGCACGATCGTCGACGTTCCGATCGGCAAGGGCCTGCTCGGCCGTGTCGTCGATGGCCTCGGCAACCCGATCGACGGCAAAGGCCCGATCGTGACCGACCAGCGCAGCCGCGTCGAAGTGAAGGCACCGGGCATCATCCCGCGCACCTCGGTTCACGAGCCGGTGCAGACCGGCCTCAAGGCGATCGACGCGCTCGTTCCCGTCGGCCGTGGCCAGCGCGAGCTCATCATCGGCGATCGCCAGACCGGCAAGTCGGCCGTCGCGATCGACACGTTCATCAACCAGAAGACCGCGAACGCCGGCGATGACGAGAGCAAGAAGCTCTACTGCATCTACGTCGCGGTCGGCCAGAAGCGCTCGACCGTCGCGCAGCTCGTCCGCACGCTGACCGAGAATGGCGCGATGGACTATTCGATCGTGGTCGCCGCGACCGCATCGGACCCCGCCCCGCTCCAGTTCCTCGCGCCCTACACCGGCACCGCGATGGGCGAGTATTTCCGCGACAACGGCATGCATGCGCTGATCGTGTTCGACGATCTCTCCAAGCAGGCGGTCGCCTATCGTCAGATGTCGCTGCTGCTGCGCCGCCCGCCGGGCCGCGAAGCGTACCCCGGCGACGTGTTCTATCTCCACTCGCGCCTGCTCGAGCGCGCGGCGAAGATGAATAAGGCCAATGGCTCGGGCTCGTTGACCGCGCTGCCGATCATCGAGACTCAGGCGGGCGACGTTTCGGCGTACATCCCGACCAACGTGATCTCGATCACCGACGGCCAGATCTTCCTTGAAACCGATCTGTTCTTCGCTGGCATCCGCCCGGCGATCAACGTCGGCCTGTCGGTCAGCCGCGTCGGCTCGGCCGCGCAGACCAAGGCGATGAAGAAGGTGTCGGGCTCGATCAAGCTCGAGCTGGCGCAGTATCGCGAGATGGCGGCGTTCGCGCAGTTCGGTTCGGACCTCGACGCCTCGACGCAGAAGCTGCTCAACCGCGGCGCGCGCCTGACCGAGCTGCTCAAGCAGCCGCAGTTCAGCCCGCTGCCGTTCGAGGAGCAGACCGCGTCGATCTTCGCGGGCACGCAAGGCTATCTCGACACCGTGTCGGTCGGCGACGTGGTGCGCTACGAAGCGGCGATGCTCGCGGATCTGCGCGCGAACCATGCCGACGTGCTCGGCCTGATCCGCGACACCAAGGATCTCGGCGACGAGGCCAAGGGAAAGCTGAAGGCTGCGCTCGACGCGTTCGCGAAGACGTTTGCGTAA
- a CDS encoding anti-sigma factor family protein, with translation MSGEIDPEMLMAYADGELDPLSAKRVERAIAADPQAAATVARHRALRATLAQALDPVAAEPVPKPLLAAIEAPKVADLASARAARRRPRKWSGWPVGGAIAASLALGLFLGGQLGGGAAVTSRGGALIASGSLDHALNTQLASTQDSAATTRVRVTFRDRSGAICRTFATPALGGIACRDGDAWVLRETRARAGTAATEYRQAGSEDAAIMADAEAAMSGDPFDAAAEARARAIGWRSR, from the coding sequence ATGAGTGGCGAGATCGATCCCGAGATGCTGATGGCCTATGCCGATGGCGAACTCGATCCGCTGTCGGCCAAGCGGGTCGAGCGCGCCATCGCCGCCGACCCGCAAGCCGCCGCGACGGTGGCGCGGCATCGCGCGTTACGCGCCACGCTCGCGCAGGCGCTCGATCCGGTCGCGGCGGAACCCGTGCCGAAGCCGCTGCTGGCGGCGATCGAAGCCCCCAAGGTGGCGGACCTCGCTTCGGCGCGGGCGGCGCGGCGGCGCCCGCGCAAGTGGAGCGGCTGGCCGGTGGGCGGCGCGATCGCGGCGAGTCTGGCGCTGGGGCTATTCCTCGGCGGGCAGCTTGGCGGCGGCGCGGCGGTGACGAGCCGGGGTGGCGCGCTCATCGCCTCGGGCAGCCTCGACCACGCGCTCAACACGCAGCTCGCATCGACTCAGGACAGCGCGGCGACGACTCGCGTGCGCGTCACCTTTCGCGACCGATCGGGCGCCATCTGCCGGACGTTCGCGACGCCGGCGCTCGGCGGCATCGCCTGTCGTGACGGGGATGCCTGGGTTTTGCGCGAGACTCGCGCCCGGGCCGGGACGGCGGCGACCGAATATCGTCAGGCCGGGTCCGAGGACGCCGCGATCATGGCCGATGCGGAAGCCGCAATGTCGGGCGATCCGTTCGACGCCGCGGCCGAAGCGCGTGCGCGAGCAATCGGCTGGCGGTCGCGGTAG
- the acnA gene encoding aconitate hydratase AcnA has translation MTAIGQDTLGTRATLDVNGIAYDYYSLATAAEKLGDISRLPFSMKVLLENLLRFEDGVTVTAEDIQAIIDWQIDKRSDREIQYRPARVLMQDFTGVPCVVDLAAMRDAITKLGGDAAKINPLVPVHLVIDHSVMVDEFGTPKAFEDNVELEYQRNNERYEFLKWGSKALDNFKVVPPGTGICHQVNLENIAQAVWSSVAPDGKKIAYPDTCVGTDSHTTMVNGLGVLGWGVGGIEAEAAMLGQPVSMLIPEVVGFKLTGTLAEGITATDLVLTVTQMLRAKGVVGRFVEFYGPGLDALSLADRATIANMAPEYGATCGFFPIDDATLEYMRLTGREEDQIALTEAYAKAQGFWRVADAPDPVFTDTLTLDMANVVPSLAGPKRPQDKVILTEVDDTFNADLVKVYGHGSAKRVAVDGRDHDIGDGDVVIAAITSCTNTSNPSVLVAAGLVARKANALGLKPKPWVKTSLAPGSQVVTDYLNKSGLSADLDAVGFNLVGYGCTTCIGNSGPLAEPISKAINGNDIVAASVLSGNRNFEGRVSPDVRANFLASPPLVVAYALKGTVVEDFTTTPIGQATDGSDVYLKDIWPSNAEVRELMDANIDRAMFQSRYASVFSGDARWQAIDVTGSDTYAWRAGSTYVANPPYFEGMTMTPVPTEDIIEARPLAIFADSITTDHISPAGSIKADSPAGKFLLDHQVSKADFNSYGARRGNHEVMMRGTFANIRIKNEMTPGIEGGVTNYVPTGETMPIYDAAMRYKADHTPLVVIAGKEYGTGSSRDWAAKGTNLLGVRAVITESFERIHRSNLVGMGVLPLQFAEGVTRQTLKLDGSETFTIMKVAEIRPRQDVDVTLTRADGTVETFKTRCRIDTVNELEYFLNGGILQYVLRKLAA, from the coding sequence ATGACCGCCATTGGCCAGGATACGCTCGGCACCCGCGCCACGCTCGACGTGAACGGAATCGCCTACGATTATTACTCCCTGGCCACGGCGGCGGAAAAGCTCGGCGACATCAGCCGCCTGCCTTTCTCGATGAAGGTGCTGCTCGAAAACCTGTTGCGCTTCGAGGATGGCGTGACCGTCACCGCCGAGGACATCCAGGCGATCATCGACTGGCAGATCGACAAGCGTTCGGACCGCGAGATCCAGTATCGCCCGGCGCGCGTGCTGATGCAGGATTTTACCGGCGTTCCTTGCGTGGTCGATCTCGCCGCGATGCGCGACGCGATCACCAAGCTCGGCGGCGACGCGGCCAAGATCAACCCGCTGGTGCCCGTCCATCTCGTCATCGATCACTCGGTCATGGTCGACGAGTTCGGCACGCCCAAGGCGTTCGAGGATAACGTCGAGCTCGAATATCAGCGCAACAACGAGCGCTACGAGTTCCTCAAGTGGGGCAGCAAGGCGCTCGACAATTTCAAGGTCGTGCCCCCCGGCACGGGCATCTGCCATCAGGTCAACCTCGAGAACATCGCGCAGGCGGTGTGGTCCTCGGTCGCGCCTGACGGCAAGAAGATCGCCTACCCGGACACCTGCGTCGGTACCGACAGCCACACCACGATGGTCAACGGCCTCGGCGTGCTCGGCTGGGGCGTCGGCGGGATCGAGGCGGAAGCGGCGATGCTCGGCCAGCCCGTCTCGATGCTGATCCCCGAAGTGGTCGGCTTCAAGCTGACCGGCACGCTCGCCGAGGGCATCACCGCGACCGACCTCGTGCTCACCGTCACGCAGATGCTGCGCGCCAAGGGCGTGGTCGGCCGCTTCGTCGAGTTCTACGGCCCCGGCCTCGACGCGCTCAGCCTCGCCGACCGTGCGACGATCGCCAACATGGCGCCGGAATATGGCGCGACTTGCGGCTTCTTCCCGATCGACGACGCCACGCTCGAGTACATGCGCCTGACGGGCCGCGAAGAGGACCAGATCGCGCTGACCGAAGCCTATGCCAAGGCGCAGGGCTTCTGGCGCGTGGCGGATGCGCCCGATCCTGTCTTCACCGACACGCTCACGCTCGACATGGCGAACGTCGTGCCGTCGCTCGCCGGACCCAAGCGCCCGCAGGACAAGGTGATCCTCACCGAAGTCGACGACACGTTCAACGCCGATCTCGTCAAGGTCTATGGCCACGGCAGCGCCAAGCGCGTCGCGGTCGATGGCCGCGACCACGACATCGGCGACGGCGACGTGGTGATCGCCGCGATCACGAGCTGCACCAACACCTCGAACCCCTCGGTGCTGGTCGCCGCCGGCCTCGTCGCGCGCAAGGCCAATGCGCTCGGCCTCAAGCCGAAGCCGTGGGTCAAGACCTCGCTCGCGCCGGGTTCGCAGGTCGTTACCGACTATCTCAACAAGTCGGGCCTCAGCGCCGATCTCGACGCGGTCGGCTTCAATCTGGTCGGCTATGGCTGCACCACCTGCATCGGCAATTCGGGTCCGCTCGCCGAGCCGATCTCGAAGGCGATCAACGGCAACGACATCGTCGCCGCCTCGGTGCTGTCGGGCAACCGCAACTTTGAAGGCCGCGTCTCGCCGGACGTGCGCGCCAACTTCCTCGCCTCGCCGCCGCTGGTCGTCGCGTATGCGCTGAAGGGCACCGTGGTCGAGGATTTCACCACCACCCCGATCGGTCAGGCGACCGATGGCAGCGACGTCTACCTCAAGGACATCTGGCCCTCGAACGCCGAGGTCCGCGAGCTGATGGACGCCAATATCGACCGTGCGATGTTCCAGTCGCGCTACGCGAGCGTGTTCTCGGGCGACGCGCGCTGGCAGGCGATCGACGTGACCGGATCGGACACCTACGCATGGCGCGCCGGATCGACCTATGTCGCCAACCCGCCGTATTTCGAGGGAATGACGATGACCCCGGTGCCGACCGAGGACATCATCGAGGCGCGGCCGCTCGCGATCTTCGCGGACTCGATCACCACCGACCACATCTCGCCGGCCGGTTCGATCAAGGCGGACAGCCCCGCCGGCAAGTTCCTGCTCGACCATCAGGTGAGCAAGGCGGACTTCAACAGCTACGGCGCGCGCCGCGGCAACCATGAAGTGATGATGCGCGGCACCTTCGCCAACATCCGCATCAAGAACGAGATGACGCCCGGCATCGAGGGCGGCGTGACCAACTACGTCCCCACCGGCGAGACGATGCCGATCTACGACGCGGCGATGCGCTACAAGGCGGATCATACCCCGCTCGTCGTGATCGCAGGCAAGGAATATGGCACCGGATCGTCACGTGACTGGGCGGCGAAGGGCACCAACCTGCTCGGCGTGCGCGCGGTCATCACCGAGAGCTTCGAGCGGATTCACCGCTCGAACCTGGTCGGCATGGGCGTGCTGCCGCTGCAGTTCGCTGAGGGTGTGACGCGCCAGACGCTCAAGCTCGACGGCAGCGAGACCTTCACGATCATGAAGGTCGCCGAGATCCGCCCGCGTCAGGACGTCGACGTGACGCTCACCCGCGCCGACGGCACGGTCGAAACGTTCAAGACGCGCTGTCGCATCGATACCGTCAACGAGCTTGAGTATTTCCTCAACGGCGGCATCCTCCAGTACGTGCTGCGCAAGCTGGCGGCGTAA
- a CDS encoding alkaline phosphatase family protein: MNRLTSLPLIALALSLALVGAPLAAQTAAPAPSPETPPKLIVAISVDQFSADLFAEYRNHFTGGFARLLTGDVFPSGYQSHAATETCPGHSTILTGFRPARTGIIANSWYNLKSPLADKVIYCAEDETIPGSTHEAYTVSDQHLLVPTLGERMKTANPAVRNVSVSGKDRSAVMMGGHKDTLDEIWWWDGKNFVSYAGRKTPAIVTRTNAIVNARIAEAQGAFEVPDFCTSRDRAIPIGGGKTVGSGHFERDAGNRAKFRASPEFDNAILALAAGMVRDMKLGTGPATDIIDIGAAATDYVGHTYGTEGAEMCIQLANLDHSLGELFDQLDQTGVDYLVVLTADHGGHDVPERNREHAAPTAVRIDPAFTTKAVSDAVAAKLKLPGQVLFGESGSGDLWIDPKLTKPQHDAVLAEALKIYRANPQVAAAFSGAEIAASPAPAGPPETWPLIMRAKASYNPLHSGDIVVALKPRVMPIPDPTHGYVATHGSFWDYDRRVPILFWRKGMTGFEQPLSVETVDIMPTLAAAIHLPVTAPLPDGRCLDLDGGAGSTCP; encoded by the coding sequence ATGAATCGCCTCACCTCCCTGCCCCTGATCGCGTTGGCCCTTTCGTTAGCGCTGGTCGGCGCGCCGCTCGCGGCCCAGACGGCGGCGCCCGCCCCCTCGCCCGAGACGCCGCCCAAGCTGATCGTCGCGATCTCGGTCGATCAATTTTCGGCCGATCTGTTCGCCGAATATCGCAACCATTTCACCGGCGGGTTCGCGCGGCTGCTGACCGGCGATGTGTTCCCCTCGGGCTACCAGAGCCACGCCGCGACCGAGACGTGCCCCGGCCATTCGACGATCCTCACCGGCTTCCGCCCGGCGCGTACCGGCATCATCGCCAATAGCTGGTACAACCTCAAATCGCCGCTTGCCGACAAGGTGATCTATTGCGCCGAGGACGAGACCATCCCCGGCAGCACGCACGAGGCGTATACCGTCTCCGACCAGCATCTGCTCGTGCCGACGCTCGGCGAGCGGATGAAGACCGCGAACCCGGCGGTGCGCAACGTGTCGGTCTCGGGCAAGGATCGTTCGGCGGTGATGATGGGCGGGCACAAGGATACGCTCGACGAGATCTGGTGGTGGGACGGCAAGAATTTCGTCAGCTACGCCGGGCGCAAGACGCCCGCGATCGTCACGCGCACCAACGCGATCGTCAACGCGCGCATCGCCGAAGCACAGGGCGCGTTCGAGGTGCCCGATTTCTGCACGAGCCGCGACCGTGCCATCCCGATCGGCGGCGGCAAGACGGTCGGGTCGGGCCATTTCGAGCGCGACGCTGGCAACCGCGCCAAGTTCCGCGCGTCGCCTGAGTTCGACAACGCCATCCTCGCGCTGGCGGCGGGCATGGTCCGCGACATGAAGCTCGGCACCGGCCCCGCGACCGACATCATCGATATCGGCGCCGCCGCGACCGATTATGTCGGCCACACCTATGGCACCGAGGGCGCCGAGATGTGCATCCAGCTCGCCAACCTCGACCATTCGCTCGGCGAATTGTTCGACCAGCTCGACCAGACCGGCGTGGATTACCTCGTCGTGCTGACCGCGGATCATGGCGGCCACGACGTGCCCGAGCGCAACCGCGAACATGCCGCGCCGACTGCCGTGCGGATCGACCCGGCGTTCACCACGAAGGCGGTGAGCGACGCGGTCGCGGCCAAGCTCAAGCTGCCGGGACAAGTGCTGTTCGGCGAATCGGGGTCGGGCGACCTGTGGATCGACCCCAAGCTGACCAAGCCGCAGCATGACGCCGTGCTGGCCGAAGCGCTCAAAATCTATCGCGCCAATCCGCAGGTCGCCGCCGCCTTCTCGGGCGCGGAGATCGCCGCCTCGCCCGCCCCCGCCGGCCCGCCCGAGACGTGGCCGCTCATCATGCGCGCCAAGGCATCGTATAACCCGCTGCATTCGGGCGACATCGTCGTCGCGCTCAAGCCGCGCGTGATGCCGATCCCCGACCCGACTCACGGCTATGTCGCGACTCACGGCAGCTTCTGGGACTATGACCGGCGCGTGCCGATCCTGTTCTGGCGCAAGGGGATGACCGGCTTCGAACAGCCGTTGTCGGTCGAGACGGTCGATATCATGCCGACGCTCGCCGCCGCGATCCATTTGCCGGTGACAGCGCCGCTGCCCGATGGCCGCTGCCTCGATCTGGATGGCGGCGCGGGATCGACCTGCCCGTAA
- a CDS encoding sigma-70 family RNA polymerase sigma factor, producing MRFEDELIGLLPRLRRFARSLAFAPADADDLCQATIERALKSRDQWQPGTRLDSWMYRIMRNAWIDTARATRRRGETFVAAEAGESVGDAGDRAIEARVELGNVGRAMAMLPPDQREAVALVLVEGLAYKEAAMVLEIPMGTLTSRLVRGREALMRTLGDAA from the coding sequence GTGCGTTTCGAGGACGAACTGATCGGCCTGCTGCCGCGTCTGCGGCGGTTCGCCCGCTCGCTCGCCTTCGCGCCCGCCGACGCCGACGATTTGTGTCAGGCGACCATCGAGCGCGCGCTGAAATCGCGCGACCAATGGCAACCCGGAACGCGACTGGATAGCTGGATGTACCGTATCATGCGCAACGCCTGGATCGACACCGCCCGCGCGACCAGGCGGCGCGGCGAGACCTTCGTGGCGGCCGAAGCTGGTGAAAGCGTCGGCGACGCCGGCGACCGCGCGATCGAGGCGCGGGTCGAACTCGGCAACGTCGGCCGTGCGATGGCGATGCTGCCGCCAGACCAGCGCGAGGCGGTCGCGCTCGTCCTGGTCGAGGGGCTCGCGTACAAGGAGGCGGCGATGGTGCTGGAGATACCGATGGGTACGCTCACGTCGCGGCTTGTGCGCGGCCGCGAAGCCTTGATGCGAACGCTGGGAGACGCGGCATGA
- a CDS encoding F0F1 ATP synthase subunit delta: METSGGIQASLSGRYATALFELARETKAIDTVEASLATVRAALDQSDDFKRLTQSPLVSRKDAANATAAVADELGLDATTKKFLGVLADNRRLSQLPAVIRAFRDLAANFRGETTAEVASAHPLSDDQVDALKQQLRTRVGRDVSVDLTVDPSLLGGLVVRIGSQMIDSSIKTRLNTLAHAMKG, from the coding sequence GTGGAGACATCCGGCGGTATTCAAGCCAGTTTAAGCGGTCGCTACGCGACGGCTTTGTTCGAACTGGCACGCGAGACCAAGGCAATCGACACCGTCGAGGCCAGCCTCGCGACGGTGCGCGCCGCGCTCGACCAGTCGGACGATTTCAAGCGCCTGACGCAAAGCCCGCTGGTGTCGCGCAAGGACGCCGCCAACGCGACCGCCGCCGTCGCCGACGAACTCGGTCTGGACGCGACGACTAAGAAGTTCCTCGGCGTGCTCGCCGACAACCGCCGGCTGTCGCAGCTTCCCGCCGTGATCCGCGCCTTCCGCGATCTCGCCGCCAACTTCCGTGGCGAGACGACCGCCGAAGTCGCCTCAGCGCACCCGCTGAGCGACGATCAGGTCGATGCGCTCAAGCAGCAGCTCCGCACGCGGGTCGGCCGCGATGTTTCCGTCGACCTCACGGTCGATCCCTCGCTCCTCGGTGGGCTGGTCGTCAGGATCGGCAGCCAGATGATCGATTCGTCGATCAAGACCCGTCTCAATACGCTCGCGCACGCGATGAAAGGCTGA
- a CDS encoding DUF1203 domain-containing protein produces MSGFVIRGLDPAPFRGLYGQSDVALAEQGVVRMRVDAAPGFPCRVTLEDVAPGADVLLLNFEHLPVATPYRSRHAIFVREGADAPAVFEDVVPDVLARRLLSLRAFDAAGMMTDADVIDGTDLAPLIARMFADPAVAYLHAHNAKRGCFAARVDRR; encoded by the coding sequence ATGAGCGGGTTCGTGATCCGCGGGCTCGATCCCGCGCCGTTTCGTGGCCTGTATGGCCAAAGCGATGTCGCACTGGCCGAGCAGGGTGTGGTGCGGATGCGGGTGGATGCCGCGCCCGGCTTTCCTTGTCGCGTGACGCTTGAGGATGTCGCCCCCGGCGCGGATGTGCTGCTGCTCAACTTCGAACATCTGCCGGTGGCGACGCCGTACCGTTCGCGGCACGCCATCTTCGTGCGCGAGGGCGCCGATGCGCCGGCGGTCTTCGAGGATGTCGTGCCCGATGTCCTCGCCCGCCGGCTGCTGTCGCTGCGCGCGTTCGACGCGGCTGGCATGATGACCGATGCCGATGTGATCGACGGCACCGATCTCGCGCCGTTGATCGCGCGGATGTTCGCCGATCCGGCGGTCGCGTATCTGCACGCACACAACGCCAAGCGCGGCTGCTTCGCGGCGCGGGTCGACCGCCGCTGA